One stretch of Paenibacillus sp. FSL R5-0341 DNA includes these proteins:
- a CDS encoding ATP-binding protein encodes MLKTEFIDVLSIVSHKLYDSAANVMDTASRLIPANTFCIAQLDHLSTKVLNVYNRDKLILGEGLVVDNAESYCALVTEHSQGPLVINNNLTHPLTRHMDATEFVGGCSFVGVPIHNENGEIYGSLCSFDQDFYSYQQKDVDLLLSLSSFFTGLLEMETTLQQLKHAEETAARVLEEKKNLLAVLSHEIRTPMNGVLAMANLLQSTRLNEDQSLYVNVIESSGASLLSMMDQILDYSKAEAGAISLEINPYSVTDTVDHVLQLFSSEAQKKGIRLYAEYNINDHLVLIGDRHKVRQILINLVGNALKFTEKGEVCISTQVAADPEGTLHASYEIIDTGIGIPQDRQDLLFKSYSQIHGNSGKYGGAGLGLSICKQLAELMGGVVWLKETSDLGSRFAFNISSAAPTSMQISE; translated from the coding sequence ATGTTGAAAACAGAATTCATTGATGTACTGTCCATTGTCTCACATAAATTATATGATTCGGCTGCTAATGTTATGGATACAGCGAGCAGGTTAATTCCTGCAAATACGTTTTGTATCGCCCAGTTGGATCACCTATCGACCAAAGTTCTGAACGTATATAATCGCGACAAACTAATTCTGGGTGAGGGGCTAGTCGTTGACAACGCCGAGTCATACTGTGCGCTTGTGACCGAACATAGTCAGGGCCCATTGGTGATAAATAATAATCTGACTCATCCATTAACCAGACATATGGACGCTACCGAATTCGTAGGCGGTTGTTCATTTGTCGGTGTACCCATACATAATGAAAACGGAGAAATTTACGGCTCCCTCTGCTCATTTGATCAGGATTTCTATTCCTATCAACAAAAGGACGTGGATCTGCTTCTCTCCTTGTCTTCATTTTTCACGGGTCTTCTTGAGATGGAAACGACGCTGCAACAGTTAAAACATGCGGAAGAAACGGCTGCAAGAGTGCTTGAAGAGAAGAAAAATCTGCTTGCCGTCCTTAGTCACGAAATCCGCACGCCGATGAATGGTGTTCTTGCAATGGCCAATCTGTTGCAGTCTACCCGACTAAATGAGGATCAATCGTTATATGTTAATGTCATCGAGTCAAGTGGCGCCAGCCTTCTATCGATGATGGATCAAATTCTGGACTACTCTAAAGCGGAAGCGGGTGCGATTTCTTTGGAAATCAATCCCTATAGTGTCACTGACACAGTTGATCACGTACTACAGTTGTTTTCCTCTGAAGCACAAAAAAAAGGAATCCGATTATACGCAGAATACAATATAAATGATCATCTGGTGCTTATAGGTGATCGTCATAAAGTCCGTCAGATTCTAATTAATCTCGTTGGCAATGCGCTGAAATTCACAGAGAAAGGTGAAGTATGTATCTCTACTCAGGTAGCTGCTGATCCAGAAGGTACACTCCATGCATCTTACGAGATAATCGATACGGGCATCGGCATCCCCCAGGATCGCCAGGATCTGTTATTCAAATCGTACTCCCAGATTCATGGTAACTCAGGAAAATATGGAGGAGCGGGGCTAGGCCTGTCCATCTGTAAACAACTCGCTGAATTGATGGGTGGCGTGGTATGGCTTAAAGAGACGAGTGACTTGGGCAGTCGGTTTGCCTTTAATATTTCCAGTGCTGCACCAACGTCCATGCAAATCTCTGAATGA
- a CDS encoding alpha/beta fold hydrolase — MVFMSMILTLSIPGIGSSSKASAATARTPIVLVHGLTGSDSNFTAIESYLRSQGWTREEIFAIDLPSKQGNQLLNSAAISRFVDDVLRETGHTKVNIVAHSMGGANSLYYILNRGGASKVDKLITLGGANRLTTTTAPSGIKVTSIYSTSDTIVSPTLSRLSGANNISVSLVSHIGLLFNSRVNALIKTALNE; from the coding sequence ATGGTATTCATGAGTATGATCCTTACCTTATCGATACCTGGAATAGGCTCAAGTTCAAAGGCTTCTGCAGCTACAGCACGTACGCCCATTGTATTGGTACATGGATTAACCGGTTCAGATAGCAATTTTACAGCGATTGAGAGTTATTTGCGTAGCCAAGGGTGGACGAGAGAGGAAATATTCGCTATTGACCTCCCGAGCAAACAAGGAAACCAGCTGTTGAATTCCGCAGCAATCAGTCGATTCGTAGATGATGTACTACGGGAAACAGGTCACACGAAAGTCAATATTGTAGCGCATAGCATGGGCGGAGCCAATAGTCTGTATTACATACTTAACCGTGGAGGCGCTTCTAAAGTGGATAAGTTGATAACCCTTGGCGGGGCTAATCGATTGACCACAACTACAGCTCCGAGTGGAATAAAGGTGACTTCAATCTATTCCACCAGTGATACAATTGTTTCCCCGACACTTTCTCGTTTGAGCGGGGCCAACAACATTTCCGTTTCCCTCGTATCTCATATCGGTCTGCTGTTTAATTCCCGGGTGAATGCCCTGATTAAAACGGCTTTAAATGAGTAG
- a CDS encoding 2-dehydropantoate 2-reductase N-terminal domain-containing protein, whose product MTTISKQPKVLIVGAGAVGFSVGYHLRLASADLTFLVRKGRIEAFHAPQKLYCYDDASLKDFSGYHVIEDVAAIKRQQYQYIIVTLDGHASRTPEGIELLSKIGNVVLNSTTTVIMCGFGSGIREHYLEVMQIREDQLLRGILGTLSHQSSADLPVHEPTDPKQVAQAIVCYKHPTNNVGFQVESNNKAAAKQFIALYNQSKVSRCGRVSPAMFNIYSSIGFPVYAACDILGWPPFSTVIANTELWQLACRAQGEIAALPSHGLVGKMMGVVMGARMTAKIQLNMERDMLPLDYQAFNRFHHGGKVRTQDVESLRNSIIEGQRQGRPMKALKELLQRVVEHEAASASTRR is encoded by the coding sequence ATGACAACTATCTCAAAACAACCTAAAGTTTTAATAGTCGGCGCAGGAGCTGTTGGATTTTCAGTGGGTTACCACCTTCGCTTAGCTAGTGCTGATCTGACTTTTCTAGTGCGAAAGGGACGAATAGAAGCTTTCCATGCTCCTCAGAAACTCTATTGTTATGACGATGCTTCTCTCAAAGATTTTAGCGGCTATCATGTCATTGAAGATGTAGCAGCTATCAAGCGTCAGCAATATCAATATATTATTGTCACCTTGGATGGTCATGCGAGTCGCACACCAGAAGGTATCGAACTGCTGTCCAAGATAGGTAATGTTGTGCTGAACTCCACAACCACTGTCATTATGTGCGGGTTTGGGAGTGGAATCCGTGAACATTATCTGGAGGTGATGCAGATTCGAGAGGATCAGTTACTAAGAGGAATACTGGGTACGCTGAGTCATCAATCCTCGGCTGATTTACCTGTCCACGAGCCCACCGATCCCAAACAGGTTGCTCAAGCCATTGTCTGTTACAAACACCCGACGAACAACGTCGGTTTCCAGGTAGAATCCAATAACAAAGCAGCAGCTAAACAATTTATCGCGCTGTATAATCAATCTAAAGTCTCGCGCTGTGGTCGAGTAAGCCCGGCCATGTTCAATATTTACTCCAGTATCGGTTTTCCTGTATATGCTGCTTGTGATATTTTGGGCTGGCCTCCCTTCTCGACTGTTATTGCCAATACAGAACTTTGGCAGCTCGCTTGCCGTGCCCAAGGTGAGATAGCAGCCTTGCCTAGTCATGGTCTTGTCGGCAAAATGATGGGTGTTGTGATGGGCGCACGCATGACGGCAAAAATACAACTTAACATGGAACGGGATATGCTGCCTCTCGATTATCAAGCCTTCAATCGTTTCCATCATGGTGGGAAGGTACGCACTCAAGATGTGGAATCTTTGCGGAATTCAATAATTGAAGGCCAACGCCAAGGCCGTCCCATGAAGGCATTGAAGGAATTACTGCAACGTGTAGTTGAACATGAAGCAGCGAGCGCATCTACACGACGTTAA